One Glycine soja cultivar W05 chromosome 2, ASM419377v2, whole genome shotgun sequence genomic region harbors:
- the LOC114401994 gene encoding uncharacterized protein LOC114401994 — MAATFDGFSIRDYTSKMRSIDVFKCWPFASTSSRDTSREEVQSWLPPMNPCPRSDDFNDSHAQNLENPPSAAEVSRTDGDGDCSEEESAESMDFEKSAPPSDSNNNEDEKLEMVCPVCREFNAVTLTAVNAHIDGCLAQTMREERRHMRIMNLKSSSSKSKPLKKRSIAEIFKVEEQQQPPRPQLQPPPLPQIESVLKFWPFRKGEANDVSITSITVTKFEWLSRRLEALRSRPTPRGGEVKSDQGESSEEKMEMVCPVCRDFNAATVTAVNAHIDGCLAQAVREERRQMRRTTVNCKPIPKAPPKPKVPKKRSIAEILTVAPPFEASKRKAIQVEEEDEEKSDYGYSGGDSTSSATPAPYATVASPVASVIKNNKSTMKNRNKKKLKKKSKVEKHGDSGVWFVNHEKKTVVSKKKRKKKKNAFNNVPTGNKDDAYERMVQNAVNSSRKLKGTIDNKMLPLHEVDPSIDRKKQVKNCDSVGKQPKAVSPVHGILKNHFKHVSEKTSSGSSIGDGTEESHDNDQEPTSNRHVKFSGKDDILGPKKTNSFDETMFKLSSDALASSIVKEKSSGSDEETASLEPNRNYDHIAVNIDRDKREEVCPIVESKQFSNTLEQDTVQSFLKPCINQEKSKQLEEKSELLTKVAVCDNIDSQFFYGGNRTTLHCSPYADISRPLSAVQEEQMSGINTQVCESGSFSYSGKLDHLDDPQVDAVNSNENTETFLEPSSSYSASYNANEKPESPLQTYGDKDNSGEALGDRQFSRMLSADMIDNSFPITGWEKGSDKNSCLDPNFFGLPLNSHGELINFSSSGDLRINQSDTSSTLRGSFSGLPINNILHQNNQENLSINENHVVQKTFPKDCLNPFPHHPTRLPVTELQSREREDIHRPNSSDMCSGHYVPPLNSELNRKKNSFIEQNPYNRVRNHNGNGVVSLKEDSDHISPSSNQPTMRLMGKDVPIGRSSQEMQQFAGDVWPDEESRRRNYSEYAALDHSLLGRSSKQNWASGSPLQISADNVLQSAKIQSNQAAQSTILMSSTYSGFSQQFIDRLGNHVSQNGSLGVNRNASSYFNPITQKSSSYSVFNGASNDFSEQFIPGAKPLGLISQSVVLPTPGNFSHSPHVTNGELNDKNTNPHVTKSAFGFPFLQPTVNEQAKTSWFHSPYRSSPSWLSSSTDEMLPGTFSRQFSASISQNFPQNLWGNNFTTPFVNHSAEVRFPSNHLTSLGPMQTTPLSPSSIVHPLHFPVTPSTINSGNRNINKVADRLKFDEHHLCANTRKNPAAAANLDDSRLPNIQVQENLSRMTRLPEEKSSVELQRNTRALELDPHMGSARSRCCQHEAQNQNPGSYPAVNSFKLDSMVTSGPVRLGPKRAKHILNSS, encoded by the exons ATGGCGGCTACGTTTGATGGATTCTCCATAAG GGACTACACATCCAAGATGAGGTCCATCGATGTTTTCAAGTGCTGGCCCTTCGCATCCACCTCCTCACGTGATACGTCACGTGAGGAGGTTCAGTCGTGGCTTCCGCCCATGAATCCGTGCCCTAGATCCGACGATTTCAACGACAGCCACGCCCAAAATCTGGAGAATCCGCCTTCTGCTGCGGAAGTTTCGAGAACCGATGGCGACGGAGATTGCAGCGAAGAGGAATCTGCAGAATCTATGGATTTCGAGAAATCTGCGCCTCCTTCCGACTCCAACAACAACGAGGATGAAAAATTGGAGATGGTTTGTCCGGTGTGCCGCGAATTCAACGCCGTGACGCTCACGGCGGTGAACGCACACATCGACGGATGTCTCGCGCAGACGATGAGAGAGGAGCGTCGCCACATGAGGATTATGAATTTGAAATCTTCCTCGTCGAAGTCGAAGCCACTGAAGAAGCGCTCTATCGCTGAGATTTTCAAGGTGGAGGAGCAACAACAGCCTCCACGGCCACAGCTGCAGCCGCCGCCGTTGCCGCAAATCGAGAGCGTGTTGAAGTTCTGGCCGTTCCGCAAGGGCGAGGCGAATGATGTTTCGATTACCTCGATTACCGTTACGAAGTTCGAGTGGCTCTCTCGGCGGCTTGAGGCGCTGAGATCCAGGCCCACGCCCAGAGGTGGCGAGGTGAAATCGGACCAAGGAGAATCCTCCGAGGAGAAGATGGAGATGGTGTGTCCTGTTTGTCGGGATTTCAACGCCGCCACGGTGACGGCAGTAAACGCGCACATAGACGGTTGCCTAGCACAGGCTGTCAGGGAGGAACGGCGGCAGATGAGAAGGACGACTGTTAATTGCAAGCCCATACCTAAGGCGCCTCCCAAACCTAAGGTGCCAAAGAAGCGCTCGATCGCGGAGATTCTCACTGTGGCACCACCGTTCGAAGCCAGCAAAAGGAAAGCGATTCAGGTtgaggaagaagatgaggagaaaTCCGATTATGGCTATTCAGGTGGAGATTCAACTAGTTCCGCCACTCCTGCTCCTTATGCTACTGTTGCTAGTCCCGTTGCTTCGGTAATTAAGAACAACAAGAGTACGATGAAGAATAGGAACAAGAAAAAGTTGAAGAAGAAAAGCAAGGTGGAGAAGCACGGTGATAGTGGTGTGTGGTTCGTGAACCATGAGAAGAAGACAGTTGTGagcaagaagaagaggaagaaaaagaagaatgcCTTCAACAACGTACCAACTGGGAACAAG GATGATGCTTACGAGCGCATGGTGCAAAATGCAGTTAATAGTTCCAGAAAACTAAAAGGTACAATTGATAATAAAATGCTTCCACTTCATGAGGTTGATCCTTCTATCGATAGAAAGAAACAAGTTAAAAACTGTGACTCAGTTGGAAAGCAACCAAAAGCAGTATCTcctgttcatggcattcttaaGAACCACTTCAAACATGTTTCTGAAAAGACATCAAGTGGCAGTAGTATTGGAGATGGTACTGAAGAAAGCCATGATAATGATCAAGAGCCAACCTCGAACAGACATGTGAAATTCTCTGGCAAAGATGATATACTTGGTCCAAAAAAGACAAATTCATTTGATGAAACCATGTTCAAGTTATCTTCAGATGCGCTGGCTTCTTCAATAGTAAAGGAGAAGTCTTCTGGAAGTGATGAAGAAACTGCAAGTTTGGAGCCAAACAGAAATTATGATCATATTGCCGTTAATATAGACAGAGACAAGAGAGAGGAGGTTTGCCCTATAGTTGAAAGTAAACAGTTTTCTAACACTCTGGAACAAGATACCGTACAAAGCTTCTTGAAGCCTTGTATCAATCAAGAGAAGTCGAAGCAGTTAGAAGAGAAGTCAGAATTGTTGACCAAGGTGGCAGTTTGTGACAATATTGATTCACAGTTTTTTTATGGAGGCAACAGAACTACCCTGCATTGTTCTCCATATGCCGACATTTCTAGACCTCTTTCTGCAGTCCAAGAAGAGCAGATGTCTGGTATCAATACACAAGTGTGTGAATCTGGATCTTTCAGCTACAGTGGGAAGTTGGACCATTTGGATGATCCACAGGTTGATGCTGTTAACTCAAATGAAAATACAGAGACATTTCTGGAgccttcttcatcttattctgcTTCATATAATGCAAATGAAAAACCGGAATCTCCGTTGCAAACTTATGGAGATAAAGATAATAGTGGCGAGGCCTTGGGTGACAGACAGTTTTCTCGTATGCTTTCTGCAGATATGATTGATAACTCATTCCCCATTACAGGCTGGGAGAAAGGAAGTGACAAAAATAGCTGTTTGGATCCGAATTTTTTTGGTTTGCCACTCAATTCTCATGGTGAGCTAATCAATTTCAGTTCAAGTGGAGACTTAAGGATCAACCAGTCAGATACATCAAGTACATTACGTGGCTCTTTTAGTGGCTTACCCATTAATAATATTCTCCATCAAAATAACCAGGAAAATTTAAGCATTAATGAAAATCATGTTGTTCAGAAGACATTTCCAAAAGATTGTCTTAATCCATTTCCACATCATCCAACCCGATTACCTGTCACCGAGTTACAAtctagagagagagaagatATCCACCGACCTAATTCTTCAGATATGTGTTCCGGTCACTATGTCCCGCCACTTAATTCAGAGTTGAACCGTAAGAAAAACTCATTCATTGAACAGAATCCATATAACCGGGTCAGGAATCATAATGGAAATGGGGTGGTTTCTCTGAAAGAAGATTCAGATCATATCTCACCAAGTTCCAACCAACCAACAATGAGGTTGATGGGTAAAGATGTTCCAATTGGTAGAAGCAGCCAAGAGATGCAACAATTTGCGGGAGATGTTTGGCCTGATGAGGAATCCAGAAGAAGGAATTATTCTGAATATGCTGCTTTAGATCACTCTTTATTGGGAAGAAGTTCTAAGCAGAATTGGGCATCTGGTTCACCTTTACAAATATCAGCTGACAATGTATTGCAATCAGCAAAAATTCAAAGCAATCAAGCAGCACAAAGCACCATATTGATGAGCAGTACATACTCTGGATTCTCTCAACAGTTTATTGATCGGCTAGGTAATCATGTATCTCAAAATGGAAGTCTTGGAGTCAACAGAAATGCCAGTTCTTATTTCAATCCCATTACTCAAAAGTCTAGTTCGTATTCAGTATTTAATGGTGCATCCAATGACTTTTCAGAGCAGTTTATACCTGGAGCTAAACCTCTAGGATTGATCTCTCAATCAGTGGTACTACCTACTCCTGGCAATTTTAGTCACTCGCCTCATGTAACCAATGGTGAGCTGAATGACAAGAACACAAATCCCCATGTTACAAAATCAGCCTTTGGATTTCCTTTCTTGCAGCCAACTGTGAATGAACAGGCCAAAACATCTTGGTTTCATAGTCCCTACAGAAGTTCACCATCGTGGTTGTCAAGCTCAACAGATGAAATGCTACCAGGGACCTTTTCTCGGCAATTTTCTGCTTCAATTAGTCAAAATTTTCCTCAAAATCTGTGGGGAAATAATTTCACTACTCCATTTGTGAATCATTCAGCAGAAGTTCGCTTTCCTTCTAATCATCTGACTTCTCTAGGTCCCATGCAGACAACTCCtctttctccatcatcaatTGTTCATCCTCTACATTTTCCAGTTACACCCTCTACCATAAATAGTGGTAACAGAAACATAAATAAGGTTGCTGACAGATTGAAGTTTGATGAGCATCATCTGTGCGCAAATACCAGGAAGAATCCTGCAGCCGCAGCCAATCTTGATGATTCCAGGTTACCGAATATACAAGTGCAAGAAAACTTGAGTCGTATGACTAGGTTGCCTGAAGAAAAGTCAAGCGTGGAATTGCAACGAAACACAAGAGCACTCGAACTGGATCCGCACATGGGCAGTGCTAGGAGTAGGTGTTGTCAGCATGAAGCACAAAATCAAAATCCTGGAAGTTATCCTGCTGTGAATTCTTTTAAACTGGACAGCATGGTAACATCAGGTCCTGTCCGACTTGGTCCTAAAAGAGCGAAGCACATCCTAAATTCCTCTTAA